From one Lasioglossum baleicum chromosome 11, iyLasBale1, whole genome shotgun sequence genomic stretch:
- the LOC143213423 gene encoding integrator complex subunit 12, translating into MYEDTEDASASDTDTKDFFNALALLHSTDDDSADKLRKMLDASIEKKLGFDKTLRARVPKRSYRNTKPRRRGSQFSTDKSEKQDGKLRKNDNATKQFANVPPLVNNVIKNDWGRMKIFDGQADTEPNGKSTKTPDNATKNNYKLFESFDEEEIEVDDSNESGDIPRISIPDEGLGDGLFCKVCNGTKLGPLILLECQDCQEAYHPLCHQPPVVDVDVYDPRIVWYCNNCIDTVSTNHDPISNEKRTKKDRRGDTSKTKDSSVNVDQLVTIKESLSKNDSATFEKTTSDIVRETDGSNSNDQVVLYSKDSSPLFMQKTKSLSSNQLKKRIGSKLSVARAVTKQS; encoded by the exons ATGTACGAGGACACGGAAGACGCATCCGCGTCCGATACCGACACCAAAGACTTCTTCAACGCTCTGGCGTTGTTGCATTCAACGGACGACGATAGCGCCGATAAGCTCCGGAAAATGCTGGACGCGAGCATCGAAAAGAAACTCGGTTTCGACAAAACTTTAAGAGCAAGGGTGCCAAAACGATCCTATCGgaacacaaaacctcgcagacGCGGGAGTCAATTTTCGACCGACAAATCGGAAAAGCAAGACGGCAAGTTACGGAAGAACGATAACGCTACGAAACAATTCGCAAACGTGCCACCTCTCGTAAATAACGTAATCAAAAATGATTGGGGACGGATGAAAATATTCGACGGTCAGGCAGATACGGAACCGAACGGGAAATCTACGAAGACGCCCGACAATGCgacaaaaaataattacaagTTATTCGAATCGTTCGACGAGGAGGAAATCGAAGTTGACGATTCGAACGAGAGTGGTGATATTCCGAGGATATCCATTCCAGACGAAGGATTGGGGGACGGACTGTTTTGCAAG GTATGCAACGGAACAAAACTGGGACCATTGATTTTATTGGAGTGCCAAGACTGTCAAGAAGCTTATCACCCTTTGTGTCACCAACCCCCTGTCGTTGACGTCGACGTATACGATCCCAGGATCGTATGGTACTGTAACAACTGTATCGATACAGTTTCTACAAACCACGATCCAATCTCGAACGAGAAGAGAACCAAGAAAGATCGACGTGGCGATACAAGTAAAACAAAAGACAGTTCCGTTAACGTCGATCAATTGGTCACAATAAAAGAATCCCTTTCGAAAAACGATTCTGCTACCTTTGAGAAAACTACATCCG ACATTGTACGAGAAACCGACGGCAGCAACAGCAACGATCAAGTTGTCTTGTACTCGAAAGATTCGTCGCCGTTGTTCATGCAGAAAACGAAGAGCCTATCCTCCAATCAATTGAAGAAACGAATCGGGTCGAAACTTTCGGTAGCGCGTGCCGTAACGAAACAATCGTGA